One window from the genome of Enterobacteriaceae bacterium Kacie_13 encodes:
- the rpoS gene encoding RNA polymerase sigma factor RpoS: MSQNTLKVNELHDDVDFDENSAEAFDEKATVEETADNDAEEELLSQTVSQRVLDATQLYLGEIGYSPLLTAEEEVYFARRALRGDVPSRRRMIESNLRLVVKIARRYSNRGLALLDLIEEGNLGLIRAVEKFDPERGFRFSTYATWWIRQTIERAIMNQTRTIRLPIHIVKELNVYLRTARELAHKLDHEPSAEEIAEQLDKPVHDVSRMLRLNERITSVDTPLGGDSEKALLDILADEKDNGPEDTTQDDDMKQSIVKWLFELNAKQREVLARRFGLLGYEAATLEDVGREIGLTRERVRQIQVEGLRRLREILQGQGLSIEALFRE; this comes from the coding sequence ATGAGTCAGAATACGCTGAAAGTTAACGAGTTACATGATGATGTAGATTTCGATGAGAACAGCGCTGAAGCCTTTGACGAGAAAGCCACAGTCGAAGAGACTGCTGATAACGACGCTGAAGAAGAGTTGTTGTCGCAGACTGTAAGCCAACGAGTGCTGGACGCAACTCAACTGTACCTCGGTGAGATCGGTTATTCCCCTCTGCTTACAGCAGAAGAGGAAGTTTATTTTGCAAGACGTGCGTTGCGTGGGGATGTTCCTTCACGGCGCCGTATGATTGAAAGTAACCTGCGTTTGGTGGTTAAAATTGCCCGCCGCTACAGTAATCGCGGACTGGCACTGCTGGATTTGATCGAGGAAGGTAACCTGGGTCTGATTCGTGCGGTTGAAAAATTTGACCCTGAGCGTGGATTCCGTTTTTCTACCTATGCCACATGGTGGATACGTCAGACCATCGAACGGGCGATCATGAATCAAACCCGTACCATTCGTCTGCCGATTCACATCGTGAAAGAGCTTAACGTTTACCTGCGTACTGCACGTGAACTTGCGCATAAACTGGACCATGAGCCGAGCGCTGAAGAGATTGCTGAGCAACTCGACAAGCCGGTCCACGATGTCAGCCGTATGTTGCGCCTGAATGAGCGTATTACCTCTGTTGATACCCCGTTGGGCGGTGACTCAGAGAAAGCGCTGTTAGACATTTTGGCGGATGAAAAAGACAACGGTCCTGAAGACACCACGCAAGACGACGATATGAAACAGAGTATCGTGAAGTGGTTATTCGAGTTGAATGCAAAACAACGTGAAGTATTGGCGCGCCGTTTCGGCCTGTTGGGTTACGAAGCTGCAACGCTGGAAGATGTGGGCCGTGAGATTGGCCTGACACGTGAACGTGTTCGTCAGATTCAGGTAGAAGGTTTGCGTCGCCTGCGTGAGATCTTGCAGGGACAGGGACTGAGCATCGAAGCTCTGTTCCGTGAGTAA